In Planctomycetaceae bacterium, a genomic segment contains:
- a CDS encoding alpha-amylase family glycosyl hydrolase — protein sequence MTGSTDPGTESAESSDDLAFKSNLTLQRLNPRLQIVWQELDDIALQREFDVRLRQHWKDLFRILLHLYGHRYDFFFHVEQVLVTAAQAFCHRSDSLRELDRQRINDPEWFQSQCVVGGALYVDLFSENLGRLREHIGYFQKLGLTYLHLMPLFAVRPGDNDGGYAISNYRSVDPRLGTIEDLRLLADDLRAAGISLVLDFVFNHTSEDHEWAMQAQAGVREYQEFYHIFPDRRLPDQYEATLRDIFPTVRRGSFTRHDEMSAWVWTTFNSFQWDLNYHNPAVFRAMAEEMLFIANTGVDVLRLDAVAFIWKQMGTSCENLPEAHLLIQAFNLMARIAAPSLVFKSEAIVHPDEVVKYISVRECQISYNPTLMALLWESLATRKTSLLVKTLSHRYRLPEGTAWVNYLRCHDDIGWTFDDQDAAEIGINGYDHRRFLNEFYTGQFKGSFARGVPFQHDPKTGDMRISGTLASLAGLEQAIELDDPELKELAVRRILLLHGITLSIGGIPLIYLGEEWGMLNDYDFVKDPAKAGDTRWVHRPKMQWQFLEDLGEDVQSTEGVIRNRIFRSLQRMIFLRQNLPALHGAQMELFDSHEVRVLAFVRAHEGNRLVVLANFSEEQCQLPGNYLRTAGMGRFFRDAISEVEYPTSEPLNLDAYQILWLERV from the coding sequence ATGACTGGATCGACTGACCCCGGAACAGAATCGGCAGAGTCTTCGGATGATCTTGCTTTCAAGTCGAATTTGACACTTCAGCGATTGAATCCCCGCCTGCAAATTGTTTGGCAGGAACTGGACGACATTGCCCTGCAGCGTGAATTCGATGTGCGTTTGCGCCAGCATTGGAAGGACTTGTTCAGAATTCTGCTTCATCTCTATGGGCACCGCTACGATTTCTTCTTTCACGTCGAGCAGGTGCTGGTGACGGCTGCGCAGGCGTTTTGCCACCGATCGGATTCGTTGAGAGAGCTCGATCGCCAGCGGATAAATGATCCGGAATGGTTTCAGTCTCAGTGCGTTGTCGGTGGTGCCCTGTACGTGGATTTGTTCAGTGAGAATCTCGGGCGGCTGCGGGAGCATATTGGTTATTTTCAGAAACTGGGGCTGACCTATTTACATCTCATGCCTTTATTCGCCGTTCGCCCCGGTGACAATGATGGTGGCTACGCGATCAGCAACTACCGATCTGTCGACCCTCGACTTGGCACCATCGAAGATCTGCGGTTACTTGCTGACGACCTGAGAGCGGCGGGCATCTCGCTCGTGCTCGATTTTGTCTTTAACCATACATCAGAAGACCATGAATGGGCGATGCAGGCGCAGGCAGGTGTTCGGGAGTATCAGGAGTTCTATCACATATTTCCTGATCGCCGTTTGCCTGATCAGTACGAAGCCACTCTTCGGGATATTTTCCCGACGGTGCGTCGGGGAAGTTTTACGCGACACGACGAAATGTCTGCGTGGGTCTGGACCACATTCAATAGTTTTCAATGGGACCTGAATTATCACAATCCGGCTGTATTCCGAGCCATGGCAGAAGAAATGCTGTTCATTGCCAACACCGGAGTCGACGTGCTGCGTCTGGATGCTGTCGCTTTTATCTGGAAGCAAATGGGGACCAGTTGTGAAAACCTGCCGGAAGCTCATCTCCTGATCCAGGCATTTAATCTGATGGCACGGATCGCAGCGCCCTCTCTGGTCTTCAAGTCGGAGGCGATTGTTCATCCGGATGAAGTGGTGAAGTATATCTCTGTGCGGGAATGCCAGATTTCTTACAACCCAACACTCATGGCGTTGTTGTGGGAATCACTTGCTACTCGAAAGACGTCTCTGCTGGTCAAGACGTTAAGTCATCGATATCGACTGCCTGAGGGGACTGCCTGGGTCAACTATCTGCGGTGCCACGATGATATTGGGTGGACGTTCGATGATCAGGATGCCGCGGAAATAGGGATCAATGGTTACGATCATCGCCGATTCCTGAATGAGTTCTACACCGGGCAGTTCAAAGGATCGTTTGCTCGCGGAGTTCCGTTTCAGCACGACCCCAAGACAGGGGACATGCGGATTTCAGGCACACTGGCGTCACTTGCCGGACTGGAGCAGGCGATTGAACTGGATGACCCCGAGCTGAAAGAACTGGCCGTCCGGCGAATCCTGTTGTTACACGGTATCACATTGAGTATCGGAGGTATCCCCCTGATCTATCTGGGAGAAGAATGGGGAATGCTGAACGATTACGACTTCGTGAAGGACCCGGCGAAGGCCGGTGATACCCGTTGGGTCCACCGACCGAAAATGCAGTGGCAGTTTCTTGAGGATCTGGGAGAAGACGTTCAGTCGACTGAAGGTGTCATTCGGAACAGGATTTTTCGTTCATTGCAACGCATGATTTTTCTGCGACAGAATCTACCTGCCCTGCACGGCGCGCAGATGGAATTGTTTGATTCCCATGAAGTTCGGGTTCTTGCATTCGTCCGCGCCCACGAAGGCAATCGTCTGGTTGTTCTGGCAAATTTCAGTGAAGAACAGTGTCAGCTTCCGGGCAATTATCTTCGCACTGCAGGGATGGGAAGATTCTTCCGCGATGCGATCAGCGAAGTTGAGTATCCGACCTCGGAACCCCTGAATCTTGATGCCTATCAGATCCTGTGGCTGGAACGCGTGTAG
- a CDS encoding HAD-IIB family hydrolase, with protein MKTDRKEPPTVSTGNGLKITLLSLHGLIRVHEPELGRDSDTGGQTRYVLELAEELGRRDEVREVELITRQVIDRRVDAQYAQLEERIGEKARLVRIPFGPKRYLRKESLWPYLELFIDQALVHFRKHGLPDLIHGHYADAGFAGAQLSRLLHIPFVFTGHSLGRVKRQRLALDNSDPQVLERRYRFLTRVEAEETSLETASMVVTSTNQEVEQQYELYDHYQPDRMEVIPPGVDLSAFRPADSNWQPPRIAEELSCFLRNPGKPMILAMARPDERKNLEMLVRVYGGSERLQEAANLVLVMGTREDLRELPKSQQSVLNNVLYLIDRFDLYGLVAYPKSHSPSDVPDLYRLAAQGRGVFINPALTEPFGLTLLEAAASGVPIVATNDGGPTDIIANCRNGLLVDPLSEKDIEKALLRVLCEPKRWDEWSANGITGTREHYSWSKHVDRYLRDVRDIVQHSETPVAASERAKHRQLPAFDRLIITDLDNTLTGDDEALHRLMSVVQDVENVGFGIATGRTLESAMNLIEELGIPVPDVLSTDSGTGLHYGKSLTPDLTWQKQIGDAWEPDEVRKVLDRLPGVFPQPEEHQGPYKVCYEVDTSLAPKPAAIRKLLREAGLRAKVVLSLGMYLDVIPVRGGADLSIRHLLWKWGFLPERVLVAGDSGNDAGMLLGKTLGVVVSNYSSELEHLRKRPRIYFASTPHASGVLEGIEYYQFMNDIVIPNDWID; from the coding sequence ATGAAAACAGATCGAAAGGAACCACCAACCGTGTCGACGGGTAATGGTTTGAAGATCACGCTCTTAAGTCTTCACGGTTTGATCCGTGTGCATGAACCTGAACTGGGCCGCGACTCTGACACTGGCGGTCAAACCCGCTATGTTCTCGAACTGGCGGAGGAACTTGGGAGACGCGATGAAGTTCGCGAAGTCGAGTTAATTACGCGACAGGTGATCGATCGTCGAGTCGACGCACAGTACGCACAGCTCGAAGAGCGAATTGGGGAGAAGGCGAGGCTTGTGCGAATTCCGTTCGGGCCGAAACGCTATCTGCGTAAGGAGTCGTTGTGGCCGTACCTGGAGCTGTTCATTGATCAGGCGCTTGTCCATTTCCGAAAGCATGGGCTGCCGGACCTGATTCACGGGCACTATGCAGATGCAGGCTTCGCCGGAGCTCAGTTGTCGCGACTCCTGCATATCCCTTTTGTCTTCACAGGGCATTCTCTCGGGCGTGTGAAACGGCAACGCCTGGCGCTCGACAACAGTGATCCACAGGTACTGGAACGCAGGTACAGATTTCTAACGCGTGTCGAGGCAGAGGAAACGTCTCTTGAAACCGCTTCGATGGTGGTGACGAGTACAAATCAGGAAGTTGAGCAACAGTACGAACTGTACGATCACTACCAGCCGGATCGCATGGAAGTGATACCGCCGGGTGTTGACTTGTCGGCATTCCGTCCTGCAGACAGCAATTGGCAGCCACCTCGGATTGCGGAAGAATTGAGCTGCTTTCTGCGAAATCCGGGCAAACCGATGATCCTTGCAATGGCAAGGCCGGATGAACGCAAGAACCTTGAAATGCTGGTGCGTGTGTATGGTGGAAGTGAACGTCTTCAGGAGGCCGCGAACCTGGTTCTGGTGATGGGGACTCGCGAAGACCTGCGGGAACTTCCCAAGTCACAGCAGTCCGTCCTGAACAATGTACTTTACCTGATCGATCGTTTCGATCTGTATGGGTTGGTCGCGTACCCCAAATCGCATTCACCGTCCGATGTGCCGGATCTTTATCGACTGGCTGCACAGGGACGGGGCGTCTTTATCAATCCAGCGCTAACGGAACCGTTCGGGCTCACTCTGCTTGAAGCAGCGGCCAGTGGAGTTCCCATTGTGGCCACGAACGATGGCGGTCCCACGGACATCATTGCGAACTGTCGAAATGGATTGTTGGTAGACCCGCTGTCAGAAAAAGACATCGAGAAGGCGCTGCTGAGAGTTCTGTGTGAACCGAAGCGATGGGACGAATGGTCCGCAAACGGGATCACCGGAACGCGGGAGCATTACAGCTGGAGCAAGCACGTCGATCGTTATCTGAGGGATGTTCGAGACATTGTGCAGCATTCGGAGACCCCGGTTGCGGCTTCAGAACGCGCTAAGCATCGACAATTGCCGGCCTTTGATCGGCTGATTATCACGGATTTGGACAATACCCTGACAGGAGACGATGAGGCACTACACCGGCTCATGTCCGTCGTTCAGGACGTCGAGAACGTTGGATTTGGAATCGCCACCGGAAGAACACTTGAAAGCGCAATGAATCTGATTGAGGAACTTGGAATTCCGGTTCCGGACGTGCTCTCAACAGACTCCGGGACTGGTCTGCACTATGGGAAGAGTTTAACGCCCGATCTGACCTGGCAAAAGCAGATCGGTGATGCATGGGAACCCGATGAGGTGCGGAAGGTGCTGGATCGATTGCCCGGCGTATTTCCACAACCGGAAGAGCATCAGGGGCCCTATAAAGTCTGTTATGAAGTGGACACTTCGCTCGCGCCGAAACCTGCAGCGATTCGAAAATTACTGCGCGAGGCCGGGTTGCGGGCTAAGGTGGTGTTGTCACTTGGTATGTACCTGGATGTAATCCCCGTTCGTGGTGGAGCGGATTTGTCGATTCGGCACCTGCTCTGGAAATGGGGCTTTCTGCCGGAACGGGTCCTTGTGGCTGGCGATTCCGGTAATGATGCCGGCATGCTGCTTGGAAAGACTCTGGGAGTCGTCGTTTCGAACTACAGCAGCGAGCTGGAACATCTTCGGAAACGCCCCCGAATCTATTTTGCTTCAACCCCCCATGCCTCTGGTGTGCTCGAAGGTATCGAGTACTACCAGTTTATGAATGATATTGTGATCCCCAATGACTGGATCGACTGA
- a CDS encoding NAD-dependent succinate-semialdehyde dehydrogenase gives MSLSSTNPFDGQLIERYEEFSISRTMDCVSRSWMAFKEWRTTGMDHRAQCLRQVAGRLRAGSREFAELMTMEMGKPILQSRAEIEKCAMTCEFYANHAARFLQPESVETEARHSCVSYEPLGPVLAVMPWNFPFWQVFRFAAPALMAGNTALLKHASNVTGCSLAIQRIFTDAGVMEDAFQSLLIGSKQVPDVLARREVRAVTLTGSESAGRSVAANAGQHLKKCVLELGGSDPFIVLEDADILSTAEAAVAARTMNSGQSCIAAKRFLVHERIYNEFVEAMIEGMEKLTPGDPLLESTQLGPQARRDLRDELHKQVQQSIRQGSELRLGGRIPDGAGAFYPCSVLSNVTPGMVAFDEELFGPVAAVTPFDTAERAIHLANQSRFGLGASIWTADVDRVSDLLPQLESGSVFVNEVTKSDPRMPFGGVKDSGYGRELSAFGIREFTNIKSIWVK, from the coding sequence ATGAGTCTGAGTTCGACGAATCCATTCGATGGACAACTGATTGAACGCTATGAAGAGTTCTCGATCTCTCGCACGATGGATTGTGTGAGCCGTTCGTGGATGGCTTTCAAAGAGTGGCGAACGACCGGGATGGACCATCGTGCTCAGTGCCTTAGGCAAGTGGCGGGTCGCCTTCGAGCTGGCTCCCGCGAGTTTGCAGAATTGATGACGATGGAAATGGGCAAGCCAATTCTTCAGTCTCGGGCGGAGATTGAGAAATGCGCGATGACGTGTGAATTCTATGCGAACCACGCGGCACGCTTTCTGCAACCAGAATCTGTGGAGACTGAGGCCAGACACAGTTGCGTTTCGTATGAGCCTCTTGGTCCTGTCCTGGCCGTCATGCCCTGGAATTTTCCATTCTGGCAGGTGTTTCGTTTCGCTGCTCCCGCATTGATGGCCGGCAATACGGCACTGCTGAAGCATGCTTCGAACGTGACCGGTTGTTCGTTGGCCATACAGAGAATCTTTACCGATGCAGGAGTGATGGAGGATGCTTTTCAATCTTTGCTGATCGGTTCAAAACAAGTGCCCGACGTGCTTGCTCGCCGGGAAGTAAGAGCGGTCACGTTGACCGGCAGCGAAAGTGCTGGACGCAGCGTTGCTGCAAATGCAGGACAGCATCTCAAAAAATGCGTACTGGAACTTGGGGGCTCAGACCCATTTATTGTTCTTGAGGATGCTGACATCCTGTCCACAGCAGAGGCTGCGGTTGCGGCGAGAACCATGAACAGCGGCCAGAGTTGCATCGCGGCCAAGCGTTTTCTGGTTCATGAGCGGATCTACAATGAATTCGTGGAGGCCATGATTGAAGGGATGGAAAAGCTGACGCCTGGCGATCCACTGCTCGAATCAACGCAGCTCGGACCGCAGGCACGACGTGACTTGCGGGATGAACTTCATAAGCAGGTACAGCAGTCAATCCGGCAGGGATCAGAATTACGTCTGGGGGGCAGGATTCCGGACGGCGCCGGGGCTTTTTATCCCTGCTCGGTGCTTTCAAATGTGACTCCGGGCATGGTTGCATTCGATGAAGAACTGTTCGGACCCGTTGCGGCTGTGACTCCTTTCGACACAGCCGAACGGGCCATTCATCTCGCAAATCAGTCAAGATTCGGATTGGGGGCCAGCATCTGGACGGCAGACGTCGATCGTGTCTCTGACCTTCTGCCGCAGTTGGAATCAGGGTCAGTCTTCGTGAATGAAGTCACTAAGTCTGATCCGAGGATGCCTTTTGGTGGTGTCAAGGATTCTGGTTACGGTCGGGAGTTGAGTGCGTTTGGGATCCGAGAATTCACCAATATCAAGTCGATTTGGGTGAAGTAG
- a CDS encoding DUF1501 domain-containing protein has translation MLTRCGMGMGALALAGMLKRSEGADDLAAPLNPLRPGFPQFPSRVKHVIHLFMNGGPSQVDTFDPKPELQKRGGETISSGNLRTERPTGALFPSPYRFRPYGESGIEVSELFPSVAQHVDDMCIIRSMHADVPNHEPSLLLMNCGEARLVRPSMGSWLTYGLGTENQNLPAFVAMCPGGYPIQESQNWQNAFLPGVFQGTYIDTRNTEIDKLIENIRNDRISPAQQRRQLQLLRALNERHRLERTGDAQLEARLQSFELAFRMQTEAAEAFDVTREPKHVLERYGSGEQARQILIARRLVERGVRFVQVWHGAGQPWDNHDDIEVNHRRLAQQCDSAIGALLTDLKERGMLEETLVIWGGEFGRTPVVELPKKGSNAGKINGRDHNHWGFTMWMAGGGVRGGYVHGATDEFGFRAVENKVHVHDLHATIMKLMGFDHEKFTYHYAGRDFRLTDVHGRVVDELIA, from the coding sequence ATGTTGACGCGCTGTGGGATGGGAATGGGGGCATTGGCTCTGGCTGGAATGCTGAAACGCAGCGAGGGAGCCGACGATTTGGCCGCCCCGCTGAATCCTCTGAGGCCAGGATTTCCGCAGTTTCCATCCCGAGTGAAGCACGTCATTCATCTGTTCATGAATGGCGGTCCGTCCCAGGTTGATACCTTCGATCCAAAGCCAGAGCTTCAAAAACGTGGCGGAGAAACCATCAGTAGCGGAAACCTTCGGACCGAACGTCCCACAGGCGCGTTGTTTCCTTCCCCGTATCGGTTCCGGCCGTATGGTGAAAGTGGTATCGAAGTCAGCGAGTTGTTCCCCAGCGTAGCGCAGCACGTGGACGACATGTGCATTATTCGATCCATGCACGCAGATGTACCCAATCATGAGCCATCGCTGCTGCTGATGAACTGCGGTGAAGCGCGGCTTGTTCGCCCGAGTATGGGTTCGTGGCTAACGTATGGTCTTGGCACAGAGAACCAGAATCTCCCGGCGTTCGTCGCGATGTGTCCCGGCGGCTACCCGATTCAGGAATCGCAAAACTGGCAGAATGCGTTTCTTCCCGGTGTGTTTCAGGGGACCTACATCGATACCCGGAACACAGAAATTGACAAACTCATCGAGAACATCCGAAACGATCGGATCTCCCCGGCTCAGCAACGCAGGCAACTGCAACTTCTAAGAGCACTCAACGAACGTCACCGACTTGAACGTACGGGCGATGCTCAACTGGAAGCACGACTGCAATCCTTCGAGCTTGCGTTCCGAATGCAGACTGAGGCGGCTGAGGCATTCGATGTGACCCGCGAACCAAAGCATGTTCTGGAACGATACGGAAGTGGCGAACAGGCCCGCCAGATTTTGATCGCCAGGCGTCTTGTCGAACGTGGGGTCCGTTTTGTGCAGGTGTGGCATGGAGCGGGGCAGCCATGGGATAACCACGATGACATTGAAGTCAATCACCGTCGTCTGGCTCAGCAATGTGACAGTGCGATCGGCGCTCTGTTAACCGACTTGAAAGAGCGTGGGATGCTTGAGGAAACGCTTGTCATCTGGGGAGGAGAGTTCGGAAGGACGCCCGTCGTCGAACTACCGAAAAAGGGATCCAACGCCGGCAAGATCAATGGCCGTGACCACAATCACTGGGGATTCACCATGTGGATGGCCGGTGGTGGCGTACGCGGTGGATATGTCCATGGAGCGACAGATGAGTTCGGATTCCGCGCTGTCGAAAACAAGGTGCACGTGCACGATCTTCATGCGACCATTATGAAACTGATGGGATTCGACCACGAGAAGTTCACCTATCATTATGCAGGTCGTGATTTCCGATTAACGGACGTCCACGGTCGAGTCGTAGACGAGTTGATTGCCTGA